A DNA window from Leptolyngbya sp. KIOST-1 contains the following coding sequences:
- the cbiM gene encoding cobalt transporter CbiM gives MHIPDGILSAQVCAAGYAVTGLATWYSLRQINRRSDPTADIPKASLLTAAFFVASSIYIPVPPASVHLILNGLLGVVLGYFAFPAILIGLFFQALVIGHGGLTTLGVNAAMMGIPALVAYHIFQARTSLGRGLKEPTRTGVFAFLGGALGLGMATVIFVALIILNIPAELDGQAERTAVLALAIAHIPLALVEGAFTTVLVLFLRRVKPELLEG, from the coding sequence GTGCATATTCCCGACGGCATTCTATCGGCCCAGGTCTGTGCGGCGGGGTATGCCGTCACGGGCCTGGCCACCTGGTACTCCCTGCGGCAGATCAATCGCAGATCCGACCCCACTGCCGACATCCCCAAGGCATCGCTGCTGACGGCGGCCTTTTTTGTGGCCTCGTCGATCTACATTCCGGTGCCGCCCGCCAGCGTGCATTTGATTTTGAATGGCCTGCTGGGGGTGGTGCTGGGGTATTTTGCCTTCCCGGCCATTTTGATCGGGCTGTTTTTTCAGGCCCTGGTGATCGGCCACGGCGGCCTGACTACCCTGGGGGTGAATGCCGCGATGATGGGCATTCCGGCCCTGGTGGCGTACCACATTTTCCAGGCTCGCACCAGCCTGGGCCGGGGCCTCAAGGAGCCGACCCGCACGGGGGTGTTTGCGTTTTTGGGCGGGGCCCTGGGGCTGGGCATGGCCACGGTGATCTTTGTGGCGCTGATCATTCTCAACATTCCCGCTGAGCTGGACGGGCAGGCGGAGCGGACGGCGGTGCTGGCCCTGGCGATCGCCCACATTCCCCTGGCCTTGGTGGAGGGTGCTTTTACCACCGTGCTGGTCCTGTTTTTGCGCCGGGTAAAACCGGAGCTGCTGGAGGGCTAG
- a CDS encoding carboxypeptidase regulatory-like domain-containing protein has product MKWNFALGLFLAIASGTLPALAHGVVLEHRQVNSIEVLAQYDTGEPMANAQVLVYAPDQPSEAWQQSTTDEEGRFTFVPPADRPGNWEVMVRQAGHGGIVSIPVEAGVAAGADASPAAEGTTAAEPDAPVAATPPATSSVLAPNTSLSPAQRAITIGAVIWGFVGTALFFARGKR; this is encoded by the coding sequence ATGAAGTGGAACTTTGCCCTTGGACTATTCCTAGCGATCGCCAGTGGAACCCTGCCCGCCTTGGCCCACGGCGTTGTTTTGGAGCATCGCCAGGTGAATAGCATCGAGGTGCTGGCCCAGTACGACACGGGCGAGCCCATGGCCAATGCCCAGGTGCTGGTCTACGCCCCCGACCAGCCCAGCGAGGCCTGGCAGCAGAGCACCACCGATGAAGAAGGCCGCTTTACCTTTGTGCCGCCCGCCGACAGGCCCGGCAACTGGGAAGTGATGGTGCGCCAGGCGGGCCACGGCGGCATCGTCAGCATTCCTGTGGAGGCTGGGGTTGCGGCTGGCGCCGACGCCAGCCCTGCAGCCGAAGGGACCACCGCCGCTGAGCCCGACGCGCCTGTCGCCGCTACGCCCCCGGCCACCAGTTCCGTTCTGGCCCCCAACACCAGCCTGTCTCCAGCCCAGCGGGCGATCACCATCGGCGCGGTGATCTGGGGTTTTGTGGGCACGGCCCTGTTCTTTGCCCGGGGCAAGCGGTAG
- the cbiQ gene encoding cobalt ECF transporter T component CbiQ, translating into MGSVSFDTYVHRESVIHRWAPRLKLLSLLGLMFAFATVQNLALVPWILALAAVLYGLSSLPLSFLRRRLSYPGLFIVAVVVLLPLTVGDTVLGQWGWLTLREEGLRAALLIVGRFLSILTLGFVLLGTTPFLTLLGAMRSLGLPTILTDMALLSYRYLFEIAAMLTTMQQAMGLRGFGHRRQGWLRVNRQTLEHLALLTGNLLIRSYEQSERVYKAMRLRGYGQGSAPRQSTTPRPTALCWGLTGAVGAAAIALVAAELSWLR; encoded by the coding sequence GTGGGATCGGTGAGTTTTGACACCTACGTCCACCGCGAGTCGGTGATTCATCGCTGGGCACCCCGGCTCAAGCTGCTGAGCCTGCTGGGGCTGATGTTTGCCTTTGCCACGGTGCAAAACCTGGCCCTGGTGCCGTGGATTTTGGCCCTGGCGGCGGTGCTCTACGGCCTCTCAAGCCTGCCCCTGAGCTTTTTGCGGCGGCGGCTGAGCTATCCGGGGCTGTTTATTGTGGCGGTGGTGGTGCTGCTGCCGCTGACGGTGGGGGATACGGTGCTGGGGCAGTGGGGCTGGCTGACCCTGCGGGAGGAGGGGCTGCGGGCTGCACTGCTGATTGTGGGACGGTTTTTGTCGATTTTGACCCTGGGGTTTGTGTTGCTGGGCACCACGCCATTTTTGACCCTGCTGGGGGCGATGCGATCGCTCGGTCTGCCCACTATCCTGACGGATATGGCCCTGCTCTCCTACCGCTACCTGTTTGAGATCGCCGCCATGCTGACCACCATGCAGCAGGCCATGGGCCTGCGGGGCTTTGGCCACCGCCGCCAGGGCTGGCTCAGGGTCAACCGCCAAACCCTAGAGCACCTAGCCCTGCTGACCGGGAACCTGCTGATTCGCAGCTACGAGCAGTCGGAGCGGGTGTACAAGGCTATGCGGCTGCGGGGCTACGGCCAAGGCTCTGCCCCCAGGCAGAGCACCACCCCCCGGCCCACGGCCCTATGCTGGGGGTTAACCGGGGCGGTGGGGGCGGCGGCGATCGCCCTGGTGGCCGCAGAATTGAGCTGGTTGCGGTAA
- a CDS encoding TIGR04283 family arsenosugar biosynthesis glycosyltransferase: MTLPLISIIIPTLNEARNLPQTLASLPGATNVEVVVVDGGSGDQTAAVARGLGVRVIESAPGRSRQLNAGATVATGDMLLFLHADTRLPAGFDGAMRRTLAQPGVVAGAFRLAIDGPGRGLRWVEWGVSLRSRWLQMPYGDQGIFLTAETFRALGGFPDLPMMEDFELVRRLRKRGKVAIAPTAVMTSDRRWQRLGILRTTLANQVMIAGYLLGLDPHKLARWYKDLGKPRQ; this comes from the coding sequence ATGACATTGCCGCTGATTTCAATTATTATCCCTACCCTCAATGAGGCGAGAAACCTGCCGCAGACCCTGGCATCCCTGCCAGGGGCGACCAACGTCGAGGTGGTGGTGGTCGATGGCGGCAGCGGGGATCAGACCGCAGCGGTGGCCCGGGGTTTGGGGGTGAGGGTGATTGAGTCGGCGCCGGGGCGATCGCGCCAGCTCAACGCCGGGGCCACGGTGGCTACGGGCGACATGCTGCTGTTTCTCCATGCCGACACCCGCCTGCCCGCTGGGTTCGACGGGGCCATGCGTCGCACCCTGGCCCAGCCCGGCGTGGTGGCCGGAGCCTTTCGCCTCGCCATCGATGGCCCCGGTCGGGGGCTGCGCTGGGTGGAGTGGGGAGTAAGCCTGCGATCGCGCTGGCTCCAGATGCCCTATGGCGACCAGGGCATTTTCCTGACGGCAGAAACCTTTCGTGCCCTGGGCGGCTTCCCCGACCTGCCGATGATGGAGGACTTTGAGCTCGTGCGGCGGCTGCGGAAGCGAGGGAAAGTCGCGATCGCCCCAACGGCGGTGATGACGAGCGATCGCCGCTGGCAACGACTGGGCATTCTCCGCACCACCCTGGCCAACCAGGTGATGATCGCGGGCTACCTGCTCGGGCTTGACCCGCACAAACTGGCTCGCTGGTACAAAGACCTGGGAAAACCACGTCAGTAA
- a CDS encoding energy-coupling factor ABC transporter ATP-binding protein, which yields MDRVLSQTVEPVLDAGATAPRPPAIAARDLSFGYPDQPQVLDQVSLTVQAGERVGIIGHNGCGKTTLFMLLCGVLTPAAGEIDLFGEPLKPGQFRPDVGLLFQDPDDQLFSISVRDDLAFGPQNMGLPPAEVAARVAQAADLAGITPLLDRPPHHLSGGEKQMVAIAGLLAMTPQILLCDEPTASLDLRTRRRLIHFLQSSTETLLISSHDLEFVLEVCDRVVLIDDGRIVADGCPRAIMGDRALMETHGLEKPYSLMTGGDRP from the coding sequence ATGGACAGGGTTTTATCACAGACCGTTGAGCCGGTGCTCGACGCCGGGGCAACCGCCCCCCGCCCCCCGGCGATCGCCGCCCGCGATCTCTCCTTCGGCTACCCCGACCAGCCCCAGGTGCTCGACCAGGTCTCGCTGACGGTGCAGGCGGGGGAACGGGTCGGCATCATCGGCCACAACGGCTGCGGCAAAACCACGCTGTTTATGCTGCTCTGCGGCGTGCTCACCCCTGCCGCTGGCGAGATCGATCTATTCGGCGAACCCCTCAAACCCGGCCAGTTTCGGCCCGACGTCGGCCTGCTGTTCCAGGACCCCGACGACCAGCTGTTCTCCATCTCCGTGCGCGACGACCTCGCCTTTGGCCCCCAGAACATGGGCCTGCCCCCCGCCGAGGTGGCCGCCCGCGTGGCCCAGGCCGCCGATCTGGCGGGCATTACCCCCCTGCTCGATCGCCCGCCCCACCACCTCTCTGGCGGCGAAAAGCAGATGGTGGCGATCGCGGGGCTGCTGGCCATGACGCCCCAGATCTTGCTCTGCGACGAGCCCACCGCCAGCCTCGACCTGCGCACCCGCCGCCGCCTGATCCACTTTCTGCAAAGTTCCACCGAAACCCTGCTGATCTCCTCCCACGACCTGGAGTTTGTGCTGGAGGTGTGCGATCGCGTGGTGCTGATCGACGATGGCCGCATCGTGGCCGACGGCTGCCCCAGGGCGATCATGGGCGATCGCGCGCTCATGGAAACCCACGGGTTAGAGAAACCCTATTCGCTGATGACTGGGGGCGATCGGCCCTAG
- a CDS encoding geranylgeranyl reductase family protein yields MYDAIIVGAGPAGAATAYHLAQRGHSVLMLEKEALPRYKPCSGAVSPSVAQFFDFDFTPVIDRPMRRVRYTYKLDDPVEAELETADPIWMVQRDRFDHFLVQQAQGQGAQLKDQTPVLGIENRGDYWQVSTANETLEAAYLVAADGATGPMAHWLGFPDLPRRTASILEVPAPVGDDCAINFEFGLVKQGCAWNFPKAQGYSIGVVTFLGKAPADHSKVLTQYSQSFGVSPDQGTVYSHPLKLWDGNHPLHTHRAVLVGEAAAIVDPLSAEGIRPGMISGVRAAEAIHAALEGDPEALANYTATMHSTWGEDMPWAKRIAGLFFRVPGIGYRVGIKRPTATQRLGQLLAGELRYADIAGRVMKRMSGGFLSG; encoded by the coding sequence ATGTACGACGCGATCATTGTCGGGGCTGGCCCCGCCGGGGCTGCCACCGCCTACCACCTGGCCCAGCGGGGGCACTCTGTGCTGATGTTGGAGAAGGAAGCTTTACCTCGCTACAAACCCTGTAGCGGCGCGGTGTCGCCCAGCGTAGCCCAGTTCTTTGACTTCGACTTTACCCCAGTGATCGATCGTCCCATGCGCCGGGTGCGCTACACCTACAAGCTAGACGACCCCGTCGAGGCCGAGTTGGAAACCGCCGACCCGATCTGGATGGTGCAGCGGGACCGGTTTGACCATTTTCTGGTGCAGCAGGCCCAGGGGCAGGGGGCCCAGCTCAAGGACCAGACTCCCGTCCTCGGCATTGAGAACAGAGGCGACTACTGGCAGGTGTCAACAGCCAATGAAACCCTGGAGGCTGCCTACCTGGTGGCCGCCGATGGCGCTACCGGGCCAATGGCCCATTGGCTGGGCTTTCCCGACCTGCCCCGGCGCACCGCCAGCATTCTGGAGGTGCCCGCCCCGGTGGGCGACGACTGCGCCATCAACTTTGAGTTTGGCCTGGTGAAGCAGGGCTGTGCCTGGAACTTTCCCAAGGCCCAGGGCTACTCCATCGGAGTGGTAACCTTTTTGGGCAAAGCGCCCGCCGACCACAGCAAGGTGCTGACGCAGTATAGCCAGTCCTTCGGCGTCAGCCCCGACCAGGGCACGGTCTACAGCCATCCGCTAAAGCTGTGGGACGGCAACCACCCGCTGCACACCCACCGGGCTGTGCTGGTAGGCGAAGCCGCCGCCATTGTCGATCCGCTCAGTGCCGAAGGCATTCGCCCCGGCATGATCAGCGGGGTGCGGGCCGCCGAGGCGATCCACGCGGCGCTGGAGGGCGACCCCGAGGCCCTGGCGAACTACACTGCCACCATGCACAGCACCTGGGGTGAAGACATGCCCTGGGCCAAGCGCATTGCGGGACTGTTCTTTCGGGTGCCGGGAATTGGCTACCGGGTGGGGATTAAGCGCCCCACGGCAACCCAGCGGCTGGGGCAGCTTTTGGCCGGTGAATTGCGCTACGCAGATATTGCCGGTCGGGTGATGAAGCGCATGAGTGGTGGGTTTTTGTCGGGGTAG
- the glgB gene encoding 1,4-alpha-glucan branching protein GlgB gives MTSATLSPDQVYRVVENRHSNPFEILGSHPLEQPEAGDRWVVRAYLPEAEAAWVVRPETWQEHPMGTVHHPHFFECELSGQADKNYLIKIKENGHERVIRDPYAFKSPLLTDFDLHLFGEGNHHAIYEKMGAHPVEVEGVIGTYFAVWAPNARNVSVVGNFNQWDGRKHQMRLLSGGVWDLFIPDLGVGEIYKYEIKNHQGHVYLKSDPYGFQQQVRPDTASVVTDLSYTWSDDRWLEQRRQQEPQERPISVYEVHLGSWLHDSWDNPPAQGSAVRVSQKPDARFLTYRELAARLIPYVKEMGYTHIEVMPVAEHPFDGSWGYQVAGHFAPTSRFGTPQDFMYFVDQCHAEGIGVIVDWVPGHFPKDAHGLAYFDGSHLYEHADPRKGEHKGWGTLVFNYSRNEVRNFLIANALFWFDKYHIDGIRVDAVASMLYLDYDRKDGEWVTNQFGGHENLEAVELLTQLNTLLFGYYPGALSIAEESTAWPNVSRPTYVGGLGFNLKWNMGWMHDMLHYFSQDPLYRRYHQNNVTFSIWYAFSENFMLALSHDEVVHGKGSLYQKMPGDEWQKFANLRALYAYMFTHPGKKTLFMGMEFGQTTEWNSWLDLDWGLLNHAPHRQLKQFVADLNRLYRQEPALYTDDFSTSGFEWIDCNDAGNSVVSFLRRDKQSGECLVTVCNFTPQPQYDYWVGVPEPGYYRELLNSDATVYGGSGVDNGGGQHSHGWDNPRWPNALSLTLPPLGVVVLKLER, from the coding sequence ATGACTTCTGCAACCCTTTCCCCCGACCAGGTTTACCGCGTCGTCGAGAACAGGCACAGCAACCCCTTTGAAATCCTTGGCTCCCATCCGCTGGAGCAGCCCGAAGCGGGCGATCGCTGGGTGGTGCGCGCCTACCTGCCCGAGGCCGAAGCCGCCTGGGTGGTGCGGCCCGAAACCTGGCAGGAGCACCCCATGGGCACGGTGCATCACCCCCACTTTTTTGAGTGCGAGCTGAGCGGCCAGGCCGACAAAAATTACTTGATCAAAATTAAGGAAAACGGACACGAACGGGTAATCCGCGACCCCTACGCCTTCAAGTCGCCGCTACTCACCGACTTTGACCTGCACCTGTTTGGCGAGGGCAACCACCACGCTATCTACGAAAAAATGGGCGCTCATCCGGTGGAGGTGGAGGGCGTCATCGGCACTTACTTTGCCGTGTGGGCTCCCAACGCCCGCAATGTGTCGGTGGTGGGCAACTTCAACCAGTGGGATGGTCGCAAGCACCAGATGCGCCTGCTCTCCGGCGGCGTGTGGGATCTGTTCATTCCCGACCTGGGCGTGGGCGAAATCTACAAGTACGAGATCAAAAACCACCAGGGCCACGTCTACCTCAAGTCCGACCCCTACGGCTTTCAGCAGCAGGTGCGGCCCGATACCGCCTCGGTGGTCACCGACCTGAGCTACACCTGGAGCGACGATCGCTGGCTGGAGCAGCGCCGCCAGCAGGAACCCCAGGAGCGGCCCATCTCCGTCTACGAAGTCCACCTGGGCTCCTGGCTCCACGACAGCTGGGACAATCCCCCCGCCCAGGGCAGCGCCGTGCGGGTCAGCCAAAAGCCCGACGCCCGCTTCCTCACCTACCGGGAGCTGGCGGCGCGGCTGATCCCCTACGTCAAGGAGATGGGCTACACCCACATTGAGGTGATGCCCGTGGCCGAGCACCCCTTCGACGGCTCCTGGGGCTACCAGGTGGCCGGGCACTTTGCCCCCACCTCCCGCTTTGGCACCCCCCAGGACTTCATGTACTTTGTAGACCAGTGCCACGCCGAGGGCATCGGCGTAATTGTGGACTGGGTGCCGGGCCACTTTCCCAAGGACGCCCACGGGCTGGCCTACTTCGACGGCAGCCACCTCTACGAGCACGCCGACCCCCGCAAGGGCGAGCACAAGGGCTGGGGCACCCTGGTGTTCAACTACTCCCGCAACGAGGTGCGGAATTTCCTGATTGCCAACGCCCTGTTCTGGTTCGACAAGTACCACATCGACGGCATTCGGGTGGACGCCGTCGCCTCCATGCTCTACCTCGACTACGATCGCAAGGACGGCGAGTGGGTTACGAATCAGTTTGGCGGCCACGAAAACCTGGAGGCGGTGGAGCTGCTGACCCAGCTCAACACGCTGCTGTTTGGCTACTACCCCGGCGCGCTCTCCATTGCCGAAGAGTCCACCGCCTGGCCCAACGTGTCGCGCCCCACCTACGTGGGCGGCCTGGGCTTCAACCTGAAGTGGAACATGGGCTGGATGCACGACATGCTCCACTACTTCAGCCAGGACCCGCTCTACCGGCGCTACCACCAGAACAACGTCACCTTCAGCATCTGGTACGCCTTCAGCGAAAACTTCATGCTGGCCCTCTCCCACGACGAGGTGGTGCACGGCAAGGGCAGCCTCTACCAGAAAATGCCCGGCGACGAGTGGCAGAAGTTCGCCAACCTGCGCGCCCTCTACGCCTACATGTTCACCCACCCCGGCAAGAAGACCCTGTTCATGGGCATGGAGTTTGGCCAGACCACCGAGTGGAATAGCTGGCTGGACCTGGACTGGGGCTTGCTGAACCACGCCCCCCACCGCCAGCTAAAGCAGTTTGTGGCCGACCTCAACCGCCTCTATCGGCAGGAGCCCGCCCTCTACACCGACGACTTTTCCACCAGCGGCTTTGAGTGGATCGACTGCAACGACGCGGGCAACAGCGTGGTGTCGTTCCTGCGCCGCGACAAGCAATCCGGCGAATGCCTGGTGACGGTGTGCAACTTCACCCCCCAGCCCCAGTACGACTACTGGGTGGGCGTGCCCGAGCCCGGTTACTACCGGGAACTACTCAACAGCGACGCCACCGTCTACGGCGGCAGCGGCGTGGACAACGGCGGCGGCCAGCACAGCCACGGCTGGGACAATCCCCGCTGGCCCAATGCCCTGAGTTTGACCCTGCCGCCCCTGGGGGTGGTGGTGTTGAAGCTGGAGAGGTGA